A region of Bradysia coprophila strain Holo2 unplaced genomic scaffold, BU_Bcop_v1 contig_373, whole genome shotgun sequence DNA encodes the following proteins:
- the LOC119082012 gene encoding uncharacterized protein LOC119082012, translating into MEDGKAFLLGSPLTDESAVLCLERKIDDLKRLTEKLKKINFHSAFYLLKISISTPRLIFFLRGNPMWKHTHGLERYDAVLKESLESILNIQLSIRSWSESSLPIKYGGIGIRHATEIALPCFLSSIHEVSDLVDQLLSEPYRQLDPALLEAEKFWCENFGELPEKDLRNIQQVWESTDIERKIEFLSGSLEKTWDKARFKANSARETGAWLHALPSPQLGTFLSNDEFRVALSLRLGLPIVQPHVCICGEKVDKYGHHGLSCAKAKGTNSRHANANGIFQRALKSGQVPAILEPPGCSRPDGKLPDGMTLIPWARGRSLLWDFTCRDTFAPSYLNGSSNHVGYVAKQAERKKISHYSDLAHHFIFIPIATETSGVIGKLGMDLIKSIGSKITDATGEKRATSYLIQRVSIAIQKGNVVSILGTIPPTRDLSEIFYL; encoded by the coding sequence ATGGAAGACGGCAAAGCTTTCCTTCTCGGGAGTCCACTCACCGACGAATCTGCGGTTTTATGTTTGGAACGAAAGATTGATGACTTGAAACGTCTgacggaaaaattaaaaaagatcaATTTTCACAGTGCGTTCTATTTGCTGAAGATTTCCATTTCAACTCCACGTTTGATCTTCTTTCTCCGAGGCAATCCGATGTGGAAACACACCCATGGCCTAGAACGATACGATGCCGTACTCAAGGAATCATTAGAATCGATTTTAAACATTCAACTGTCAATTCGTTCATGGTCCGAATCTTCTTTGCCAATTAAGTATGGAGGAATCGGAATCAGACATGCAACAGAGATCGCTTTGCCTTGCTTTTTGTCATCCATACATGAAGTTTCCGATTTGGTGGACCAGCTGTTATCTGAACCTTACCGACAGCTTGATCCAGCATTGTTGGAAGCAGAAAAGTTTTGGTGCGAAAATTTTGGTGAGCTGCCTGAAAAAGATCTAAGAAACATTCAACAAGTTTGGGAGTCTACTGACATAGAgcgaaaaatcgaatttctgAGTGGATCTTTGGAAAAAACGTGGGATAAGGCACGATTTAAAGCAAACTCTGCACGTGAAACAGGTGCTTGGTTGCATGCACTACCATCGCCACAACTTGGGACATTTCTATCCAATGATGAATTCCGAGTGGCACTATCACTACGTCTCGGCTTACCAATCGTTCAACCTCATGTATGCATTTGTGGAGAAAAAGTTGACAAATACGGACATCATGGTTTATCGTGTGCTAAGGCTAAAGGCACGAATTCACGACATGCAAATGCAAACGGTATTTTCCAACGTGCATTGAAATCAGGTCAAGTGCCGGCTATTCTCGAACCACCTGGGTGTTCTCGGCCAGATGGAAAACTTCCAGACGGAATGACTCTAATCCCATGGGCGAGAGGGAGGTCACTGCTGTGGGATTTTACATGCAGAGACACTTTTGCGCCTTCGTATCTGAATGGATCATCCAATCATGTCGGCTATGTAGCGAAACAAGCcgagaggaaaaaaatcagTCATTATTCGGATTTGGCccatcatttcattttcattcctATTGCTACTGAAACATCAGGGGTCATAGGAAAGCTTGGAATGGATTTGATAAAAAGTATTGGAAGTAAAATTACTGATGCTACTGGTGAAAAACGAGCTACATCGTATTTAATTCAAAGAGTCAGCATCGCCATTCAGAAAGGAAATGTAGTTTCAATTTTGGGAACAATCCCACCCACGAGAGATTTgagcgaaatattttatttgtaa
- the LOC119082046 gene encoding ubiquitin-conjugating enzyme E2Q-like protein 1 produces MSSRSKEKVAAVIRKFFKSSEKIETGEGAGGSGASGSPARRLRRGISPSPNSNGVTKPIDTTIRARRLMKEYKEIQRLQSLRPDPIFTVELINDNLYEWHARLHIVDSESKLAADMLELNVPHILLHLIFPENFPFSPPFMRVVEPRIEKGFVMEGGAICMELLTPRGWASAYTVEAVLMQFAASLVKGQGRIARKVKNSKDFNRRSAEEAFRSLVKTHEKYGWVTPALSDG; encoded by the exons atgtcttCCCGTTCGAAAGAAAAAGTTGCGGCCGTCATacgaaagtttttcaaaagttcggaaaaaattgaaactggaGAAGGAGCGGGTGGTAGTGGAGCATCAGGGAGTCCCGCAAGGCGTCTTAGACG CGGCATTTCACCAAGTCCTAACAGCAATGGTGTAACAAAACCAATAGATACAACAATAAGAGCACGACGACTAATGAAAGAGTACAAGGAAATTCAGAGACTGCAAAGCTTGCGACCTGACCCCATTTTTACA GTCGAATTAATAAACGACAATCTGTACGAATGGCACGCACGTTTGCATATTGTGGATTCAGAATCGAAATTAGCAGCCGATATGTTGGAATTGAATGTGCCAcacattttattacatttaatatttccggaaaattttccattttcaccaCCATTTATGCGA GTGGTAGAACCTAGGATCGAAAAAGGATTTGTCATGGAAGGTGGCGCTATATGCATGGAACTGTTGACGCCAAGGGGATGGGCTAGTGCGTATACCGTTGAAGCAGTGTTAATGCAG TTTGCCGCTAGCCTCGTCAAAGGACAAGGCAGAATTGCTCGGAAAGTCAAAAACTCGAAGGATTTTAATAG GAGATCGGCAGAGGAGGCGTTCCGCTCATTAGTCAAAACGCATGAAAAATACGGATGGGTTACTCCCGCATTGTCCGATGGTTAA